The DNA sequence ATGATGCAATAATATTTGTATCCTAATAAAGCCCAAGTACGGACACTAGGTATAGATATATGAGAAGAGATTCCAGCAGGAgccatcatatatatatatatatatatagctccAGATATGAACAACTTAACTATCTTACGTTTCGGACCTCTTCATGATTCTGCAGATGTGTTTATACAGCAAAACCATTTTTTCTGcaatgaataaaaaagtaaCGTAAGGATTGAGCATGAAGCAATGCAAGAAGTGTGTTGACGAAGGTAATTAACTTACATAATGGGACTTGCCAAGAACGACTTGAGGGGGGTTgcattttgttgtgttattatGATTTGGGGGAAAGTGGATCTTATTAGCACCAGTCTTTCTCTCATTCCTGGCTTTGTTGAAGATTACTGAGAAATCCTGAGCTGCTGATGGATTATTCACATCCCAGTCCCCAAACTTAGGTAATGCTCTACCCCTCTCCTGCACGTACGTATATATgtattcaatttcaaatattaattaatgcaattgcatgcatgcatgcctACGTACCGCCATGGTCGATCGCTAGCTGCAGAAGAGAGGGAGGAATTGAACGATATATATGGCTTTGGCTTTAACTCAATATATGATGTTGGTTGatccttctccttttccttgATTTTCAGTTCCCAAGGCGAAGGAGGAAGAACAAACAATGAGAATTGAGACAGGAGCTAGCGGGGCCAATGCCAATCAAATACACTTTTCACGCCAACCACGCTCAACCATCAaactctttcttctcttttttcacgcctcattttaattactataactgaaacaaaatattaaatccaCTGATATATTCACCTGTGTCTCACTTAATAgactatatttaattatttttttttatcatgaactctattttttatgtgtttcaCCAAAAAATCTA is a window from the Glycine max cultivar Williams 82 chromosome 2, Glycine_max_v4.0, whole genome shotgun sequence genome containing:
- the LOC100802526 gene encoding protein NOI4, with amino-acid sequence MAERGRALPKFGDWDVNNPSAAQDFSVIFNKARNERKTGANKIHFPPNHNNTTKCNPPQVVLGKSHYKKWFCCINTSAES